The Vibrio tubiashii ATCC 19109 genome has a segment encoding these proteins:
- a CDS encoding porin — MKKTLVALSVLMAATSAQAIELYNQDGVTVNMTGDVEVRYKKAIGNDQTTKQEIDDADFGFDTRYAVNDDLQVGAFLEFSGDNSDRANDKTSVGNVYVGFYHTTVGSLKIGKLDTQLDDAGIGSDYLFGVSSFFEDQGFGGEEAVRYDYDNGSFYAGLGLIQDKHDAQAIGKDGNYFDAKLGYRVADFDFTAFYGAAELKGTTTKDTETVDATTKVVTVTRATTTYDADQSLLALEARYAGFENLNLEVGYYKTELKPKSGTKSDTDTVAIAADYTWNKTTFAGGFAKIDNSVASKEDYNEWFLNAGYALAPNTTVYVEVGDNDKKNTDVGYGVGIKATF; from the coding sequence ATGAAAAAGACTCTAGTAGCTCTTTCAGTACTTATGGCAGCGACGTCTGCTCAAGCTATCGAACTTTACAACCAGGACGGCGTAACAGTTAACATGACTGGTGACGTTGAAGTACGTTACAAGAAAGCGATCGGTAACGACCAAACTACTAAGCAAGAAATCGATGATGCTGACTTCGGCTTCGACACTCGTTACGCAGTAAACGATGACCTACAAGTTGGCGCTTTCCTAGAGTTCTCTGGTGATAACAGCGACCGTGCAAACGACAAAACTTCAGTTGGTAACGTATACGTAGGTTTCTACCACACAACTGTTGGTTCACTTAAAATCGGTAAACTAGATACTCAACTAGATGACGCTGGTATCGGTTCTGACTACCTGTTCGGTGTTAGCTCTTTCTTCGAAGATCAAGGTTTCGGTGGTGAAGAAGCAGTTCGTTACGACTACGACAACGGTTCTTTCTACGCAGGTCTAGGTCTTATCCAAGATAAGCACGACGCACAAGCAATCGGTAAAGACGGCAACTACTTCGATGCTAAACTTGGTTACCGTGTAGCTGATTTTGACTTCACAGCATTCTACGGTGCTGCTGAGCTTAAAGGTACTACAACTAAAGATACTGAAACTGTTGATGCAACAACTAAAGTTGTAACAGTTACACGTGCAACAACTACTTACGATGCAGACCAATCTCTACTAGCTCTTGAAGCTCGTTACGCTGGTTTCGAAAACCTAAACCTAGAAGTTGGTTACTACAAGACAGAACTTAAGCCAAAATCTGGTACTAAGTCTGACACTGATACAGTTGCAATCGCAGCAGATTACACTTGGAACAAGACTACTTTCGCTGGTGGCTTCGCTAAAATCGACAACAGCGTAGCTTCTAAAGAAGATTACAACGAGTGGTTCCTAAACGCAGGTTACGCTCTTGCTCCAAACACTACAGTTTACGTAGAAGTTGGTGACAACGACAAGAAAAACACTGACGTAGGTTACGGCGTTGGTATCAAAGCTACATTCTAA
- the rsmS gene encoding pleiotropic regulatory protein RsmS, with product MSSSNSGLDNAPDEIKLAVDLIYLLESNEVDPKVALEAIKIVQADLESKLENSCTN from the coding sequence ATGTCTTCGTCGAACTCAGGACTAGATAACGCGCCGGATGAGATCAAACTTGCGGTTGATCTTATCTACCTTTTGGAAAGCAATGAGGTTGATCCTAAAGTCGCACTCGAAGCCATCAAGATTGTCCAAGCGGATTTAGAAAGTAAGTTGGAGAACTCATGTACCAACTAA
- a CDS encoding primosomal replication protein: MSKVKQLQSTLEQLAINAAALDRQRGEHHLALFDERLFRCKAKLLVPCVKETQSTLDSIIREEDAGKLTAMRAEYLTERLLAQISAIQRELATTTIRKNEPKHSSYFRKPINELYQHLAQHQEWERRLMEMVRDKELALQYAPPFQQQSAQQALMATEQRLQRCQEAKLKIEKQITYRERNQ; encoded by the coding sequence ATGAGTAAAGTTAAGCAGTTACAATCAACGCTTGAACAACTCGCCATCAACGCTGCGGCTTTAGATCGACAGCGTGGTGAGCACCATCTCGCCCTTTTTGACGAGCGACTGTTTCGGTGTAAAGCCAAATTACTCGTTCCATGCGTCAAGGAAACTCAGTCGACACTAGACAGTATCATTCGCGAAGAAGATGCAGGAAAGCTGACGGCTATGCGTGCCGAGTACCTGACTGAACGTTTGCTGGCCCAGATCAGTGCTATTCAGCGTGAACTTGCCACCACAACTATTCGTAAAAACGAGCCCAAACACAGCAGCTATTTCAGAAAGCCGATCAACGAGCTCTACCAACATTTGGCGCAGCACCAAGAATGGGAGCGACGCTTAATGGAGATGGTACGCGATAAAGAACTTGCGCTTCAATACGCACCTCCTTTTCAGCAACAGTCTGCCCAACAAGCGCTAATGGCCACCGAGCAAAGACTTCAACGCTGCCAAGAAGCCAAACTCAAAATAGAAAAGCAAATTACTTACAGAGAGAGAAACCAGTAA
- a CDS encoding ribosomal protein uL16 3-hydroxylase gives MYQLSFDLEHFLAEFWHKKPTVIKGGFTNFIDPISPDELAGLAMEEEVDSRFITNKNNNWTAQHGPFAESHFESLDESHWQLVVQACNHWHIGAAELIEPFKPLPNWLFDDLMVCFSAPKGGVGPHIDQYDVFIIQGSGKRHWRVGDKDVGQYKESIQAGALRQIEGFDAIIDEILEPGDILYIPPGFPHEGDTLEPSMSYSIGYRSPKEQELLSNFADYVLAHDMGDVHLHNPNMKPQASYGEILSSDTDLLADMLMNALNSDADIKQFLGAMLSQSRHQLDVVEPEELLTPSEVSEHLDASGTLRKVSGVRALYHQHDANAAYINGEAFQVSEKWLLDALCNHECIDIHSFTNVTDEQVVSLLTELVNKGYWYLD, from the coding sequence ATGTACCAACTAAGCTTTGATCTTGAGCATTTCCTCGCAGAGTTTTGGCACAAGAAACCAACCGTCATTAAGGGTGGATTTACCAACTTCATTGATCCTATTTCTCCTGATGAGTTAGCTGGCCTCGCGATGGAAGAAGAAGTGGATTCACGCTTCATCACCAACAAAAATAACAATTGGACAGCGCAACATGGGCCGTTTGCTGAATCTCACTTCGAATCTTTAGATGAGTCACATTGGCAGTTGGTCGTGCAAGCGTGTAATCATTGGCACATAGGTGCCGCTGAGTTAATTGAACCTTTTAAACCATTACCTAACTGGTTGTTTGATGACTTAATGGTCTGCTTCTCGGCACCTAAAGGGGGGGTTGGTCCCCATATCGACCAATACGATGTATTTATTATTCAAGGTAGTGGTAAACGTCATTGGCGAGTTGGCGATAAAGACGTTGGCCAATACAAAGAGTCGATTCAAGCGGGCGCTTTACGACAAATTGAAGGGTTTGATGCGATTATTGATGAGATTTTAGAACCCGGCGACATTCTTTATATTCCACCTGGTTTCCCTCATGAGGGCGACACACTTGAACCAAGCATGAGCTACTCTATCGGCTATCGTTCACCGAAAGAGCAAGAGCTGCTCAGTAACTTTGCCGATTATGTCTTAGCGCATGATATGGGCGATGTTCATCTTCACAACCCAAATATGAAGCCTCAAGCAAGTTACGGCGAAATCTTATCTTCAGATACAGATTTGCTCGCTGACATGCTAATGAACGCTTTAAACTCTGACGCTGATATTAAGCAGTTCTTAGGTGCTATGCTCAGCCAATCTCGCCACCAGCTTGACGTTGTTGAGCCAGAAGAGTTACTGACCCCATCGGAGGTTTCCGAGCACCTTGATGCTTCGGGCACACTACGTAAAGTATCGGGAGTTCGTGCTTTATATCACCAGCACGATGCCAACGCGGCTTATATTAACGGCGAAGCTTTCCAAGTCAGTGAAAAGTGGCTACTTGATGCGTTATGTAATCATGAATGCATTGATATTCATTCTTTTACTAATGTGACCGATGAGCAGGTAGTAAGCCTTCTTACTGAGCTTGTCAACAAAGGCTATTGGTATCTCGATTAA
- a CDS encoding sulfite exporter TauE/SafE family protein → MEFFEPTMLLVLALVAFLAGFIDAVAGGGGMLTVPALLSLGLPPHIALGTNKLAATFASSTAAFTYYRKKLFKPQCWLRAFVATLIGAILGTLFVDLISTQWLEKILPLVILAAAIYTIWHKTPSNVNNESPQPCPVLNKKQYAQGLTLGFYDGVAGPGTGAFWTVSSMALYRLNILLASGLAKAMNFTSNFTSLVTFAILGHIDWVLGLTMGVCLMAGAFVGAHSAIRFGAKFIRPVFVTVVSILAVKLAYEAWFVNL, encoded by the coding sequence ATGGAATTTTTCGAGCCAACCATGTTGTTGGTGTTGGCACTGGTCGCTTTCTTGGCGGGATTTATCGATGCGGTTGCGGGTGGTGGCGGTATGCTTACCGTCCCGGCTCTGCTCTCTTTGGGATTACCTCCGCATATTGCGTTGGGCACCAATAAGCTTGCTGCTACATTCGCATCATCTACTGCCGCATTTACCTACTATCGTAAAAAGTTATTTAAACCCCAATGTTGGCTTCGCGCGTTTGTTGCCACTTTAATTGGTGCCATATTAGGTACTCTGTTTGTTGACCTCATCAGTACCCAGTGGCTAGAAAAAATATTACCACTGGTCATTCTTGCTGCGGCGATTTATACCATTTGGCACAAAACGCCGAGTAATGTGAATAATGAATCTCCGCAACCTTGCCCTGTGTTAAACAAAAAGCAGTATGCGCAAGGTTTAACGCTTGGGTTCTATGATGGTGTTGCTGGCCCGGGTACAGGCGCATTTTGGACAGTCAGTTCAATGGCACTGTATCGACTCAATATTTTGCTCGCTTCCGGCTTAGCCAAGGCGATGAATTTCACCAGCAACTTCACTTCTTTAGTGACCTTCGCGATACTTGGTCATATAGATTGGGTACTTGGCTTGACCATGGGCGTGTGCTTAATGGCGGGCGCATTTGTTGGCGCTCACTCTGCGATACGCTTTGGCGCAAAATTCATTCGCCCTGTTTTTGTTACTGTCGTCAGTATCCTTGCAGTAAAACTCGCATACGAAGCTTGGTTTGTTAACCTTTAG
- the dinG gene encoding ATP-dependent DNA helicase DinG produces the protein MLTSKIQQSIRTSYQNLQSQLENFVPRRAQNYLVAEIAKTLCGEYHKSTRMIVAEAGTGIGKSLSYLMATIPVAVLNNRKVVISTATVALQEQLVGKDLPLYRRLTDREFSFILAKGRQRYCCAEKLASASGVDGGQLAMFESKPKKKDVELLETMYKSLAQGKWDGDRDSWPKPIKDEIWQLIVSDKHSCNLSMPAHRDCPFQKARSELDKADVIIANHSLVMADADLGGGVILPEPENTIYVFDEAHHLPHVARDHSSAAASLKGAASWLERLNQSVTKFANMADEKRVARFRNELQDSVQQLIPSLSQLATRFDPAHFEENIYRFENGELPSWLEEEAKELKKLSQKGAQAVAKVADLISERVKDGELANRLAEPALAELGFYIQRMDNLAQVWNLMAEPLREKGAPLARWLEVSPEREGDFVVNVSPLEVGWQLDQQIWSRCVGAVLTSATMRALNSFSFFCRQAGVSEKTEDGVRFLALASPFDYQNQAELHIPKMSCEPSAPQFTEQLIEKLPELIESNKANLVLFSSYWQMNQVADALSANFVKRGWGLQVQGKESRSEILKKHKTLVQCQKTSVLFGTGSFSEGLDLPGELLENLIITKIPFAVPTSPVEQAHAEYIESRGGNPFMQITVPEASKKLIQSVGRLLRKERDSGKVIILDRRVVTKRYGSALLDSLPPFKRIIE, from the coding sequence ATGCTAACCAGTAAAATTCAACAATCCATTCGTACCAGTTATCAAAATCTACAATCACAGCTAGAAAACTTTGTACCTCGTCGAGCTCAGAACTATCTTGTTGCGGAGATAGCAAAAACATTGTGTGGCGAATATCACAAATCGACACGGATGATTGTCGCCGAAGCGGGCACAGGAATTGGTAAATCTCTCTCTTATTTAATGGCGACGATTCCTGTTGCCGTGCTGAATAATCGTAAAGTGGTTATTTCAACCGCAACCGTTGCTCTTCAAGAGCAATTGGTTGGAAAAGATCTGCCTCTATATAGAAGACTCACAGATCGAGAGTTTTCATTTATTTTGGCGAAAGGTCGCCAACGCTACTGCTGTGCAGAAAAACTGGCTTCAGCGAGTGGCGTTGATGGCGGTCAGCTCGCTATGTTTGAATCGAAACCAAAGAAGAAAGACGTTGAGCTACTCGAAACCATGTATAAGTCGCTAGCTCAAGGTAAGTGGGATGGTGATCGTGACAGTTGGCCCAAGCCAATCAAAGATGAAATCTGGCAATTGATAGTCAGTGATAAGCACAGCTGCAACCTTAGTATGCCTGCGCATAGAGATTGCCCGTTTCAAAAAGCGCGTTCTGAGCTTGATAAAGCCGATGTCATCATTGCTAACCATAGCTTGGTCATGGCCGATGCGGATCTTGGCGGCGGTGTCATTCTGCCAGAACCAGAAAACACCATTTATGTTTTTGATGAGGCTCACCACCTGCCTCACGTTGCTCGTGACCACTCTTCTGCCGCGGCGAGTTTAAAAGGCGCTGCGAGTTGGCTTGAAAGACTTAATCAATCGGTAACCAAGTTTGCCAATATGGCCGATGAGAAAAGAGTCGCTCGGTTTAGAAATGAATTACAAGATTCAGTTCAACAGCTCATTCCTTCATTGAGCCAACTAGCAACACGCTTTGACCCGGCTCATTTTGAAGAGAACATCTATCGTTTCGAAAATGGAGAACTGCCGAGCTGGCTTGAAGAAGAAGCCAAAGAGCTGAAAAAACTCTCCCAAAAAGGTGCACAGGCAGTCGCCAAGGTCGCGGACCTAATCTCAGAGCGAGTTAAAGATGGTGAGCTCGCTAACCGACTCGCAGAGCCCGCTTTAGCAGAATTAGGCTTCTACATTCAACGCATGGATAACCTCGCACAAGTTTGGAATCTAATGGCAGAGCCATTAAGAGAAAAAGGCGCCCCACTTGCCCGCTGGCTAGAAGTGAGCCCAGAGCGTGAAGGTGATTTTGTCGTCAATGTTTCTCCGCTCGAAGTTGGTTGGCAACTTGACCAACAAATATGGAGCCGCTGCGTAGGAGCTGTCCTCACATCCGCTACCATGCGAGCGCTTAATTCCTTTAGCTTTTTCTGCCGTCAGGCCGGCGTGAGTGAAAAGACGGAAGATGGCGTAAGGTTCCTCGCGCTCGCTTCTCCGTTTGACTATCAAAACCAGGCAGAGCTACATATACCCAAAATGTCCTGTGAACCTTCTGCGCCTCAGTTTACCGAACAGTTAATCGAAAAACTGCCTGAACTGATTGAAAGTAATAAGGCAAACCTCGTTCTGTTTTCTTCTTATTGGCAGATGAACCAAGTGGCCGACGCCCTCTCAGCAAATTTCGTAAAAAGGGGATGGGGCTTGCAGGTACAAGGGAAAGAGTCGCGCTCAGAAATACTAAAAAAACATAAAACACTGGTTCAATGCCAGAAAACGAGCGTTCTTTTTGGTACTGGGAGCTTCTCTGAAGGGCTAGATTTGCCAGGAGAACTATTAGAAAACTTAATTATCACCAAGATACCTTTCGCTGTTCCTACCTCTCCTGTTGAACAAGCTCACGCCGAATACATTGAAAGCCGTGGCGGAAACCCGTTTATGCAAATCACTGTACCAGAGGCAAGCAAAAAGTTGATTCAGTCGGTCGGTCGTTTGCTGCGTAAAGAGCGTGATTCTGGTAAAGTCATCATCCTTGATCGAAGAGTAGTGACGAAACGTTACGGCAGCGCGTTATTAGACTCACTCCCTCCGTTTAAACGTATTATTGAATAA